A genomic region of Persephonella marina EX-H1 contains the following coding sequences:
- the rpe gene encoding ribulose-phosphate 3-epimerase, producing MAETKLIAPSILSADFSKLGEEIRKVEKGGADIIHLDVMDGRYVPNITIGPPVIESLRSITDLPFDAHLMIVEPERYVPDFIKAGCDMISFHMDACIHSHRLVDYIKSQNVKAGVVLNPSTPVNTLEEIIYYIDYVLIMSVNPGFGGQKFIPETLNKVKKLKKLMEETGRTDILIEIDGGININNIGDVSSAGVNIFVAGSSIFKAEDPAEMVRKLKEKALYIEV from the coding sequence TTGGCAGAAACAAAACTTATAGCACCTTCTATACTCTCAGCGGACTTTTCAAAGCTCGGTGAGGAGATAAGGAAAGTGGAAAAAGGCGGAGCAGATATAATACACCTTGATGTTATGGATGGGAGGTATGTTCCAAATATAACTATAGGTCCTCCTGTGATAGAGAGCTTAAGATCTATAACAGATCTGCCATTTGATGCACACCTTATGATTGTTGAACCTGAGAGGTATGTCCCGGATTTTATAAAAGCAGGATGTGATATGATCTCATTCCATATGGATGCATGTATCCATTCACACAGACTTGTTGATTATATAAAGTCTCAGAATGTTAAAGCAGGCGTTGTTCTTAACCCTTCAACACCTGTTAACACACTTGAGGAGATAATTTATTATATAGACTATGTACTGATAATGTCTGTAAATCCAGGTTTTGGTGGTCAGAAATTTATACCTGAGACATTAAACAAGGTTAAAAAACTGAAAAAGCTCATGGAAGAAACAGGAAGGACGGATATATTAATTGAGATTGACGGTGGTATAAATATTAACAATATAGGTGATGTTTCCTCTGCTGGAGTTAATATATTTGTAGCTGGAAGTTCCATTTTCAAAGCTGAAGATCCAGCAGAGATGGTAAGAAAGCTTAAAGAAAAAGCTTTATAT